One region of Parambassis ranga chromosome 12, fParRan2.1, whole genome shotgun sequence genomic DNA includes:
- the ptpa gene encoding serine/threonine-protein phosphatase 2A activator has protein sequence MAETEQQSGSTPEDEAPDIAASSTFMVPKKEISMVPDMGKWKRSQAYADYMSFVLTLNEGVKGKKLTCEYKVSETVEKLLDLLGTLDQWINETPPVDQPSRFGNKAYRTWYAKLDQEAEALVMAVLPTDKSAAAPEIAVYLKESVGNPTRIDYGTGHEAAFAAFLCCLCKVGALRVDDQLAIVFKVFNRYLSVMRKLQRTYRMEPAGSQGVWGLDDFQFLPFIWGSSQFVDHPTLEPRHFIDERVVNEHHHDYMFLECIKFINEMKTGPFAEHSNQLWNISAVPSWSKVNQGLVKMYKAECLEKFPVIQHFKFGSLLSIQPVKP, from the exons GATCTACTCCTGAAGATGAAGCCCCTGACATTGCAGCCAGTAGCACCTTCATGGTTCCCAAGAAAGAAATCAGCATGGTGCCTGACATGGGAAAGTGGAAGCGATCTCAA GCCTATGCAGATTATATGAGCTTCGTTTTGACACTGAATGAAGGTGTGAAGGGAAAGAAACTCACATGTGAATATAAAGTGTCTGAG ACTGTGGAGAAGCTTCTAGATCTTTTGGGAACTCTGGACCAATGGATAAATGAGACTCCTCCTGTTGACCAGCCTTCACGCTTTGGCAATAAGGCCTATCGAACTTGGTATGCCAAACTAGACCAG gAAGCAGAGGCTCTGGTGATGGCTGTGCTCCCTACTGACAagtctgcagcagctccagagaTAGCTGTCTATCTGAAGGAGTCTGTGGGTAACCCCACCAGGATAGACTACGGAACAG GTCATGAAGCAGCCTTTGCAGCATTCCTTTGCTGTCTCTGTAAGGTTGGAGCTCTCAGAGTAGATGATCAGCTTGCCATTGTCTTTAAGGTTTTTAACAG GTATCTCTCAGTGATGCGGAAACTGCAGAGAACCTACAGAATGGAGCCAGCTGGAAGCCAAGGTGTGTGGGGGCTGGATGACTTCCAGTTTCTGCCCTTTATCTGGGGCAGCTCCCAGTTTGTAG ATCATCCAACACTGGAGCCACGACACTTCATTGATGAGAGGGTGGTAAATGAGCACCACCATGACTACATGTTTCTGGAGTGCATCAAGTTTATAAATGAG ATGAAGACTGGTCCATTTGCTGAACACTCCAACCAGTTGTGGAATATCAGTGCTGTTCCTTCCTGGTCCAAAGTCAACCAGGGCCTGGTCAAAATGTACAAGGCTGAG TGTTTGGAGAAGTTTCCTGTGATCCAGCACTTCAAATTCGGTAGCCTGTTGTCCATCCAGCCTGTAAAGCCTTGA